CCTGCGGTGGCCCTGAGCCCCTGAGgggtcccctttgtcccctctaTCCCTTTGTCAGCTTCttattccctctgctgctcatgGGCCCTCCCCTTATAGCCCttcccatcccctgtcccccacTGCTCTCCCCCCTGCTACCCCTTGCCAGctcccatgtcccctccccaccatgtccccccCTACACTGCCCCTTCTCTGACCCGTCCCGCAGTGTCGCCTCTgtccccctctcctcccctccctccgcCCCAGTCGCACCTCTTGGGGCTCCTTGCTCACTGGGGTCACCTTGGAGACACTCTGGGGACGCTCCAGTGGTCGAAggagccttgggatgtcctcgatggctCTTTGGCACTGCTCAGCCACCTCACAGGCACGGGGGCCAGTGGGACAACTGTTGAACAAGAATTCAGTGAAGTCTGGAactgcctgcagcaggtgaTCCTGGGCCAGGTGGGcgttggcctcccacagccgCTCAGCCTCAGCTACCTTGGCCACCAAGTCctcagggacatcaggggaTGCCTCATTTGTCCCCTCCAGGGTGGCCtcgatgtccctgagcaggcgctgcagctcccgggggaaGGCTGTGGCTTCGTCACACGCAGCCACCaagccctccagcagccccagggccgcCTCCACCCGCTGTCTCACCATGGTGGCCCTTGTTGCCTCGCTGGTGGCCACCCAGGCCTCTCTCCTTACCCGCGCTTCAGGCCTGGCCACTACTCTGGCTCcctcttccctgcccagcacctgacccagctccaccatgttttcctgagctgtcccatAACGGGCAGCCTtgacctgcagctccctggccctggcagtggcagTTGCCACCTTGTCATCTGCCTCGGTGGCCAAATCCCTGCAGGTGTTGAGGAGCTTGGTGGCTGCCCTGGCCAGTTTGGCCCAGCTGTTCACAAGCAGAGCCACTGACCCCTGCCACTTGCTGGCCACCATTGTCACATGGTCCCGGGTGGTCCCTGGGGTGCTCTCATAGGTAGCCAGGGCCTGGCTCAGGGTGGCGGGTGGGCCATCATCATCAGAGGTGACAGTGCGGTGCCACTGTGTGCCACCAATACGGTGCAGGGTGGTCTGGAGCTCCTTGGTGAATTCCTCCAGGTCCCAGTACAGGCACCTTCGGGACACGGGCAGCATCTCCTTGTCCAGCCAGGGCATGGTGTCCAGCAACTGACCCAGGATGGCCACCACAgtgacctgtggctgcagccgggccagggacagctggggaggggacagaggaggcGTCAGAGACCTGGTGGCACTTATGGCCTCCTGCGGAGGCCCTGAGCCCCTGAGGGGTCCCCTTCATCCCCTCCAGCCCTTTGTCAGCCTCTTGTTCCCTGTTACCCCCTGGCCCTCCCCTCATAGcccctcccaccccctgcctctgtgctgtcccctctgccacccccgttctctctctgctgtcccctctgccaccccctaCCCCCACATTCAtagcccctgccaccccccatgtccccacatcctggtgttccccctACTGCCCCCCCGCCCCCTTTGTGCCTTCCCCTtctctgtcacctccccccttCCTGTcactccctcctgtcccctttgcgatcccctgtcccctccctccaccctcccccctgtgtccccaccatcccccattgccccctccccactcagTGTCCTTTCTGTCCCTCTCTGTTCTCTGCCCCGGTTGCACCTCTTGGAGCTCCATGctcactggggacaccttggggacgcTCTGGGGACGCTCCGGGGGTCGAAggagccttgggatgtcctTGATGGCTCTTTGGCACTGCTCGGCCACTTCACAGGCATTGGGGCCAGCAGGACCACAATAGAAATAGAACGTGATGCTGTCTGgaagtgtccccagcaggtgatccttggccaggcgggtgttggcctcccacagctgctcagccatggccaccttggccaccaagtcCTCAGGGACATTGGGGTATGTGTCCTTTGTCCCCTTCAGGGCAGGCTTGATGTCCCTGAGcaagtgctgcagctcctgggggaatGCGGTGGCTTCCTCACACGCAGCCAccaagtgctccagcagccccagggccacatCCACCCGCTGTCTCACCATGGTGGCCCTGGTTGCCTGGCTGGCAGCCACCATGGCATCTCTCCTCACCCGGGCTTCCCTCCTGGCCACCACCGcggccccctcctccccacccagggcctgacccagctccaccatgttttcctgagctgtcccatAATGGGCAGCCtcatcctgcagctctctggcccTGGCGGTGGCAGTGGCTACCATGATGGCCGCCTTGGtggccacctccctgcaggtgttACGGAGCTCCGTGGCTTTGCTGGCCAGCTGGACCCACCTGCGTGCAAGCGCAGCCACCAACCCCTGCCACTTGCTGGCCGCCATCGTCACACGCTTCCGGATGGTCCATGGGGTGCTCTTGCAGGTGATCAGGGCCTGGCTCAGGGAGATGGGAGGGTCATCATCATCGGAGGTGACAgggtcatcatcatcattggAGGTGACATTGTGGCACCACCAGGTGTCATCAAAGCGGTACAGGGTGGCCCGGAGTTCCTCAGTGAATTCCACCATGTCAAAGTCCAGGTGCTTTGGGGACAGTAGCAGCATCTCGtcccgactgggcagggtggccagcagctcGCCTAGGATGGCCACCACAgtgacctgtggctgcagcagggccggggacagctggggaggggaccgGGCtggtgtcagggacctggtggcacttgcGGCCTCCTGTGGTGGCCTCCTGTGGCCCCCGAGGGGTCTCCTTTGTCCCCTTCGTCCCTTTGTCAGCCTCTtgttccctctgccaccccctgcccctccccttaCAGCCCCTCCCAACCTCAGcccccactgctgtcccctctgccacacCCCAcccccactgctgtcccctctggctCCCCCTGCCATCACACTCgcagcccctgccaccccctgctatcccctctgccaccccctgccagctCCCGTGTCCCCGCCATCCCCCACTGCCCCTCCCCCTCGCTGTCACGTCCCCCCTTCCTGCcactccctcctgtcccctttgAGACCCCCTGTTCCCTCCCTCCACCCCACCCCCCATGTCCCTTTTGTCCTACACTGCCCCTTCCTGCGGGCCCCGGCCTCCCACCTGGTCAcctctttccccctttccctcccctgcccccgaCTCTTGGAGCTCCATGCTCACTGGGAACACCTTGGAGACACTCTGGGGACGCTCCGGGGGTTGAAggagccttgggatgtcctcgatggctCTCTGGCACCGTTTGGCCACCTCACGGGCATTGGGGCTGGCGCGACCACAGCCAAAGTAGAAGTCGATGATGTCTTGAAGTGTCCCAAGCAGGTGATCCTTGGCCAGGCGGGcgttggcctcccacagccgCTCGGCcacggccaccttggccaccaagtcctcagggacattggggaacACCTCATCTGTCCCCGTCAGGGCGGCCTCGATGTCTCCAACCCTgcgctgcagctcccgggggaaGGCGGTGGCTTTGTCACACGCGGCCACCAAGCGCTCCAGTGGCCCCAGGGCCGCCTCCACCCGCTGTCTCACCTTGGTGGCCGCCCTTGTGGCGTCTCTCCTCCAGGCTTCGCAGAGCTCGGTGGCCCTCCTGGCCAGCCGGGCCCACCTGTCCACAAGCACAGATACGGACAGGTGCCACATGATGGTCACCATTGTCACACGGttcctggggatccatggggtgtCCTTGTAGATGGCCAGGGCCTtgctcagggaggtgggaggatcatcatcatcatcgtagGTGACATTGTGGCGCCACAAGGTGTCATCAGTGCGGTACAGGGTGGCCCTGAGGTCCCTGGTGAAGTCCTTCAGGTCCATGTACaggcaccctggggacatgaGCAGTATCTcgtccaggctgggcagggtggccagcagctcgcccagggtggccaccacggtgacctgtggctgcagcagggctgggaacagctggagagggcacagaggatgtgtcagggacctggtggcacttgtGGCCTCCTGGGGTGGCCCCTGTGGCCTCCCGGGGttccctttgtcccctccctggagggctctgctgccccccCCGTCCCCTTGtcacctccatgtcccctctgccccccccaccacctccatcccctccacccctctgcctcctccccccTTCACTCAATGTCCTCCTGTCCTCTTGGAgacccctgtcccctcctgccacccctgTGGCCCCTTTGTCCCCCACTGCCCCCTTTCAccaccccctgtgtcccctccaccCTGTCTGTCCTCCCTGCCCCCTCCAGCCACCCCGTGCCGGGAGGTCGCACCTTGCAGGTCTccatggcagctggggacactccggggacactccagggacactccagggacACTCTCGGAGGTGAACACGCCTGGGTGACACTCGGGTGACACTCGGGTCACACTTGGGTCACACTAGGGTCACACTTGTGTCACTCACACTCGAGTCACACTTGGGTGACACGCAGGAATGTGGCACAGCCGGATGGAGGAAGCAGGAAGAGGTGACgtcactgtcccctctgccccccccccacccctgggGCCAGTGCAgggtccccaatgtcccccaatgtccccaaggggatccctgatgtcccctgagtgtccccacaTGGCCCCAGTGTtacccccatgtccccaacaAGCCCCAAGTGCCTCCTCTGATGTCTTGCTGGGGGCACCGGGGACACAACAgggtcctgctggggacactgtggggacatcggggacatcgggtGACCCAAAACGGGACAGGGGACGTCAGGGTggccccggtgtccccaagggAAAGGACacgggggtgtccccaaggtctcCAACAGgaccccagtgtgtccccagtgtccccagctggacactgggggacacttgGGCCTTGTTGGGGACATCAAGGCAACACCAGCACCATGTGAGGTACTCAGGGGACcttgaggggacactggggacccCGTCCTGGGCCCAgaggtggggggaggggcaagGGGGACAGTGAGGTCACCTCTTCCTGCTTCCTCCATCTGCCTGCACCATGTTCCACCCTGTCCCCAACTGTCACCTGGGCGTGTTTGTCACCTGGAATGTCAcaggagtgtccc
This region of Haemorhous mexicanus isolate bHaeMex1 chromosome 32, bHaeMex1.pri, whole genome shotgun sequence genomic DNA includes:
- the LOC132340509 gene encoding uncharacterized protein LOC132340509 isoform X2; the encoded protein is METCKLFPALLQPQVTVVATLGELLATLPSLDEILLMSPGCLYMDLKDFTRDLRATLYRTDDTLWRHNVTYDDDDDPPTSLSKALAIYKDTPWIPRNRVTMVTIMWHLSVSVLVDRWARLARRATELCEAWRRDATRAATKVRQRVEAALGPLERLVAACDKATAFPRELQRRVGDIEAALTGTDEVFPNVPEDLVAKVAVAERLWEANARLAKDHLLGTLQDIIDFYFGCGRASPNAREVAKRCQRAIEDIPRLLQPPERPQSVSKLSPALLQPQVTVVAILGELLATLPSRDEMLLLSPKHLDFDMVEFTEELRATLYRFDDTWWCHNVTSNDDDDPVTSDDDDPPISLSQALITCKSTPWTIRKRVTMAASKWQGLVAALARRWVQLASKATELRNTCREVATKAAIMVATATARARELQDEAAHYGTAQENMVELGQALGGEEGAAVVARREARVRRDAMVAASQATRATMVRQRVDVALGLLEHLVAACEEATAFPQELQHLLRDIKPALKGTKDTYPNVPEDLVAKVAMAEQLWEANTRLAKDHLLGTLPDSITFYFYCGPAGPNACEVAEQCQRAIKDIPRLLRPPERPQSVPKVSPVSMELQELSLARLQPQVTVVAILGQLLDTMPWLDKEMLPVSRRCLYWDLEEFTKELQTTLHRIGGTQWHRTVTSDDDGPPATLSQALATYESTPGTTRDHVTMVASKWQGSVALLVNSWAKLARAATKLLNTCRDLATEADDKVATATARARELQVKAARYGTAQENMVELGQVLGREEGARVVARPEARVRREAWVATSEATRATMVRQRVEAALGLLEGLVAACDEATAFPRELQRLLRDIEATLEGTNEASPDVPEDLVAKVAEAERLWEANAHLAQDHLLQAVPDFTEFLFNSCPTGPRACEVAEQCQRAIEDIPRLLRPLERPQSVSKVTPVSKEPQESCPQLSSARLQPQVSVVAILGKLLATLPSQDKMKVVSAVDLYRDLEEFTKDLWATLYHIDGTWWCRDVTVDDDDPVTSLSQALAAYESTPWTPPEPCDNGSQQVAHIRVCAHEQLGQAGQEGHQAPQCLQEGGQ
- the LOC132340509 gene encoding uncharacterized protein LOC132340509 isoform X1, translating into METCKLFPALLQPQVTVVATLGELLATLPSLDEILLMSPGCLYMDLKDFTRDLRATLYRTDDTLWRHNVTYDDDDDPPTSLSKALAIYKDTPWIPRNRVTMVTIMWHLSVSVLVDRWARLARRATELCEAWRRDATRAATKVRQRVEAALGPLERLVAACDKATAFPRELQRRVGDIEAALTGTDEVFPNVPEDLVAKVAVAERLWEANARLAKDHLLGTLQDIIDFYFGCGRASPNAREVAKRCQRAIEDIPRLLQPPERPQSVSKVFPLSPALLQPQVTVVAILGELLATLPSRDEMLLLSPKHLDFDMVEFTEELRATLYRFDDTWWCHNVTSNDDDDPVTSDDDDPPISLSQALITCKSTPWTIRKRVTMAASKWQGLVAALARRWVQLASKATELRNTCREVATKAAIMVATATARARELQDEAAHYGTAQENMVELGQALGGEEGAAVVARREARVRRDAMVAASQATRATMVRQRVDVALGLLEHLVAACEEATAFPQELQHLLRDIKPALKGTKDTYPNVPEDLVAKVAMAEQLWEANTRLAKDHLLGTLPDSITFYFYCGPAGPNACEVAEQCQRAIKDIPRLLRPPERPQSVPKVSPVSMELQELSLARLQPQVTVVAILGQLLDTMPWLDKEMLPVSRRCLYWDLEEFTKELQTTLHRIGGTQWHRTVTSDDDGPPATLSQALATYESTPGTTRDHVTMVASKWQGSVALLVNSWAKLARAATKLLNTCRDLATEADDKVATATARARELQVKAARYGTAQENMVELGQVLGREEGARVVARPEARVRREAWVATSEATRATMVRQRVEAALGLLEGLVAACDEATAFPRELQRLLRDIEATLEGTNEASPDVPEDLVAKVAEAERLWEANAHLAQDHLLQAVPDFTEFLFNSCPTGPRACEVAEQCQRAIEDIPRLLRPLERPQSVSKVTPVSKEPQESCPQLSSARLQPQVSVVAILGKLLATLPSQDKMKVVSAVDLYRDLEEFTKDLWATLYHIDGTWWCRDVTVDDDDPVTSLSQALAAYESTPWTPPEPCDNGSQQVAHIRVCAHEQLGQAGQEGHQAPQCLQEGGQ